From the genome of Schaalia dentiphila ATCC 17982, one region includes:
- a CDS encoding NAD(P)H-dependent oxidoreductase: protein MKILVIQGSPDVASYSQELASAYAEEASRAGHEVRTIDLATEDFDPNLRYGYRKHMEDESAPERYQELIAWADHLVFSFPIWWSAEPAILKGFIDRTFTPRFAYRFADGKSEAKLTGKTAALILTSRASALIYRLFGGPVTRWKHMILGFVGIRLTDTFILGKIDHPQDTPEYRAEFVEKVRRYARR from the coding sequence ATGAAGATCCTCGTTATTCAAGGAAGCCCCGACGTAGCCAGTTACTCCCAGGAGCTGGCGAGCGCCTACGCCGAAGAGGCAAGCAGAGCCGGTCACGAGGTGCGCACCATCGACCTCGCTACCGAAGACTTCGACCCGAACCTGCGATACGGGTACCGCAAGCACATGGAGGACGAAAGCGCCCCGGAACGCTACCAGGAGCTGATCGCGTGGGCGGATCACCTCGTCTTCAGCTTCCCGATCTGGTGGTCGGCCGAACCAGCGATCCTCAAGGGATTCATCGATCGTACTTTCACCCCGCGCTTCGCATACCGATTCGCCGACGGCAAGAGCGAGGCGAAGCTGACGGGCAAGACCGCGGCGCTGATCCTCACCTCCCGCGCATCCGCTCTCATCTATCGTCTCTTCGGTGGTCCGGTCACGCGGTGGAAGCACATGATCCTGGGCTTTGTCGGCATTCGTCTGACGGACACGTTTATCCTTGGCAAGATCGATCATCCGCAGGACACCCCGGAATACCGCGCCGAATTTGTCGAGAAGGTACGACGCTACGCCCGCCGCTGA
- a CDS encoding DEAD/DEAH box helicase, translating to MSATLNEILDDLEDEGRLGHDDALYEAFVSWAEGTGRPLYPHQEEALVEILAGNHVIAATPTGSGKSMIALAAHFTSMAHGGRSYYTAPLKALVSEKFFDLVSLFGADNVGMVTGDVSLNADAPIICCTAEILANQSLREGPTLDADMIVMDEFHFYGDRQRGWAWQVPLLELRTPQVVAMSATLGDTTRFERAWKERTGRDVSLIDDAERPVPLEFEYVVDRLPDTVERLLGEGRWPVYIVHFSQRDAVATAQSFDRSSLISPEQKKAIAAQLAGVSFTKGFGQTLKSLLAQGIGVHHAGMLPRYRRLVERLTQAGLLPIVCGTDTLGVGINVPIRTVLMTSLVKYDGRRMRHVSAREFHQIAGRAGRAGFDTVGFVRVLAPEHEVDAARERARLNAAQEAARDAREAKRAAKKSAKKRKGPGEGEISWTRSTFERLVDAAPEQLTSRFEMTHAMVLNVLAGAPAAGRDPGEHLVWLARNNDDPPTDRNPHLRRLGEIYTSMKQAGVVEHVSSAEASASGEPRLRAATDLPDDFALNQPLSPFALAALELLDPESPTFALDVVSVIESVLEDPRPLLFAQEKAARAEAVAAMKAQGMEYDERMAALEEVTWPRPLADLLGEAFAVYLHANPWIEDQEISPKSVVREMIENALTFTGIVGRYDVGRSEGIVLRYLTDAYRALRQIVPDELMTDELRSIIAWLSALIRAVDSSLLDEWEAMSTGQALPASEGDGTQGAELAFGAREDGTVPFSANRHAFRTAIRSALFERVEAMSRDNVEALARLDKASRTPVAAPWGEDEWDAVLERYWAEHEWIGIDQRARALSLCSLNEAPTREDVLELAPAVVSSDFERAQVARIEAIADAVDQAAAGTFWLATQTLFDSEEDMDWRIVALVDVGASDEANRVVLATVTVGPR from the coding sequence ATGAGCGCGACTTTGAACGAGATCCTGGACGACCTGGAGGACGAGGGCCGTCTGGGCCACGACGACGCCCTGTACGAGGCCTTCGTGTCCTGGGCCGAGGGCACCGGGCGCCCGCTCTACCCCCACCAGGAGGAGGCTCTGGTGGAGATCCTGGCGGGCAACCACGTGATCGCGGCGACCCCCACGGGGTCGGGTAAGTCGATGATCGCGCTCGCCGCGCACTTCACGTCGATGGCGCACGGTGGCCGCTCCTACTACACGGCGCCGCTCAAGGCCCTGGTGTCGGAGAAGTTCTTTGACCTCGTGTCCCTGTTCGGCGCGGACAACGTCGGCATGGTGACCGGCGACGTGTCTCTCAACGCCGACGCGCCCATCATCTGCTGTACCGCCGAGATCCTCGCGAATCAGTCGCTGCGCGAGGGGCCCACGCTGGACGCGGACATGATCGTCATGGACGAGTTCCACTTCTACGGGGACCGTCAGCGCGGCTGGGCGTGGCAGGTGCCGCTCCTGGAGCTGAGGACCCCGCAGGTGGTCGCGATGAGCGCGACGCTGGGCGACACGACGCGTTTCGAGCGCGCGTGGAAGGAACGCACCGGGCGCGACGTGTCCCTCATCGACGACGCGGAACGCCCCGTGCCCCTCGAGTTCGAGTACGTCGTGGACCGCCTGCCCGACACGGTCGAGCGGCTGCTGGGCGAGGGCCGCTGGCCCGTCTACATTGTGCACTTCTCCCAGCGCGACGCCGTTGCCACCGCGCAGTCTTTCGACCGTTCCTCGCTGATTTCTCCCGAGCAGAAGAAGGCGATCGCCGCGCAGCTGGCGGGCGTGTCGTTTACGAAGGGCTTCGGGCAGACCCTCAAGTCGCTGCTGGCTCAGGGCATTGGGGTGCATCACGCGGGCATGCTGCCGCGCTACCGTCGCCTCGTCGAGCGCCTCACGCAGGCGGGTCTGCTGCCGATCGTGTGCGGCACGGACACCCTGGGGGTCGGCATCAATGTGCCGATTCGCACGGTGCTGATGACGTCGCTCGTGAAGTACGACGGCCGACGCATGCGCCACGTGAGCGCGCGCGAGTTCCACCAGATCGCTGGCCGCGCCGGCCGCGCAGGCTTCGACACGGTCGGTTTCGTGCGCGTCCTGGCCCCCGAGCACGAGGTCGACGCCGCCCGTGAGCGCGCACGCCTGAACGCCGCGCAGGAGGCCGCACGCGACGCCCGCGAGGCCAAGCGCGCCGCCAAGAAGTCGGCGAAGAAGCGCAAGGGCCCCGGCGAGGGCGAGATCTCGTGGACGCGATCGACGTTCGAGCGCCTCGTCGATGCGGCTCCCGAGCAGCTCACGAGCCGTTTCGAGATGACGCACGCGATGGTCCTCAACGTGCTGGCCGGTGCGCCTGCGGCCGGGCGTGACCCGGGTGAGCACCTCGTGTGGCTGGCGCGCAACAACGATGATCCGCCCACGGATCGCAACCCGCACCTGCGCCGCCTGGGTGAGATCTACACGTCGATGAAGCAGGCGGGCGTCGTCGAGCACGTGTCCTCTGCCGAGGCCTCGGCGTCGGGTGAGCCTCGCCTGCGTGCGGCCACCGACCTGCCGGACGACTTCGCGCTCAACCAGCCTCTCTCCCCCTTCGCGCTGGCGGCGCTCGAGCTCTTGGACCCCGAGTCCCCGACCTTCGCCCTGGACGTCGTCTCGGTCATCGAGTCTGTCCTAGAGGATCCGCGCCCGCTCCTGTTCGCGCAGGAGAAGGCAGCGCGGGCCGAGGCGGTGGCCGCGATGAAGGCGCAGGGCATGGAATACGACGAGCGCATGGCCGCCCTGGAAGAGGTGACGTGGCCGCGCCCGCTGGCCGATCTACTGGGGGAAGCGTTCGCGGTGTACCTGCACGCGAACCCGTGGATCGAGGATCAGGAGATTTCCCCGAAGTCGGTCGTGCGCGAGATGATCGAGAACGCACTGACGTTCACGGGCATCGTGGGCCGCTACGACGTGGGACGCTCCGAGGGCATCGTGCTGCGCTACCTGACGGACGCGTACCGTGCGCTGCGCCAGATCGTACCGGACGAGCTGATGACGGACGAGCTCCGTTCGATCATTGCGTGGCTGTCGGCGCTGATCCGCGCGGTGGACTCCTCGCTGCTGGACGAGTGGGAGGCCATGTCCACGGGCCAGGCCCTCCCCGCGTCCGAAGGCGACGGCACCCAGGGCGCGGAGCTGGCGTTTGGCGCTCGGGAGGACGGGACGGTTCCATTCAGCGCGAATCGTCACGCGTTCCGCACGGCGATCCGCTCGGCCCTGTTCGAGCGCGTGGAGGCGATGAGCCGCGACAACGTCGAGGCCTTGGCGCGCCTGGACAAGGCCTCACGCACCCCGGTGGCCGCACCGTGGGGCGAGGACGAGTGGGACGCGGTGCTCGAGCGCTACTGGGCGGAGCACGAGTGGATCGGCATCGACCAGCGTGCGCGCGCCCTGTCGCTGTGCTCGCTAAACGAGGCCCCGACCCGCGAGGACGTGCTGGAGCTGGCCCCCGCTGTGGTTTCCTCTGATTTCGAGCGCGCCCAGGTGGCGCGCATTGAGGCGATCGCGGACGCAGTCGATCAGGCTGCGGCCGGCACGTTCTGGCTGGCTACGCAGACCCTGTTCGACTCGGAGGAGGACATGGACTGGCGTATCGTCGCCCTCGTGGACGTGGGAGCCTCGGACGAGGCGAACCGCGTCGTCTTGGCGACGGTCACGGTCGGGCCGCGGTAG